CGTACGCGCGGAAGGGATACGCCAGAGAAGAACGCGATCTCGCGATAGCTCGGCGGGATCGAGCTCTGCGTGAACCACTGATTGAGCATGCGCAGGACGCGCGCCGGCGCAGAGATGCTGTCTCGTGCGGTTAGACGAGACTGCATATTCACCAGCTGCTGTCCGATCCGCCGCCGCTGAAGCTACCACCGCCGCTATCAAAGCCGCTGCTGCTGGAACCGCTGTCCGACGACGACGAAGATGAGCTGCTATCGCTGGTCGAGCCCCAGCTGCTGGATGACGAATTATCATCGTCGCGCCTGCGCGGCGCTTCATAGGTCGGCGCCGGGGCATTGACGATCACCGGCGCGATTACTGGGGCTCGCGGGGGCTCGTAACTCGCTCCGCTTCCGCCATAAGGGGGCAGGGGCGAGACATATCGCGGCGGGCGCCCATACGACGCCGGCATGAGCGGTGCTGCGCGTTTCTTGGCCGCATCCCCATCTTCACGGGCACGACGCCGCGCCGCGGACTCGGCGACGGCTTTATTCCGTCGGCGCTCAAGAAGCACCCATGCACCAACACCGGCAGCCAGCATCAGCGCGATGACGCCGAGAATTGCAGGCATCAGGCTGCCAGATGCTTTCGCAGCGTTGGCGGTGTCTCCCGCATCCGCGGGGATCGCGGCCATGATCGCGTCGGCGCCATCCGACAGCGCGCCCGGGAGATCGTGGGCTTTGAGGCGCGGGACGATTGTGTTGATCAGAATCTCGGCCGACTGCGCATCGGTCAGATCGCCTTCGAGCCCGCGACCAACCTCGATGCGGACCTTGTGCTCCACCGGCGCGATGATCAGCACGACGCCGTCGTCGATGCCCTTGCGGCCCAATCCCCATGCGCGACCAAGCTGATAGCCATAGTCGGCGATCTCATGGCCTTGGAGGCTGGGTATCGTCGCAACGGCGAGCTGGTGACCCGTCGCCTTGTCCCATGCCACGATGCGACGGTTGAGCGCGTCCGCCTGGCTGTTCGATAGCACATGGGCGGCATCGACGACGGCCGCCCGGCCGCGATCGGGGAAGGCCAGCGGCGCAGCTATCGCTGGTACGGCAAGCGCGGCGGCAAGCAAGATGGTGGCAATTTTCATGGTCTGCGGTCTCCAAGGCTGAGGTGAGTTTGTGGTCATGCCGCTTCAGCCCGCTCGGCGGCCTCGACCTCGGCCAGCTGCTCGGCGCTGATGAAGCCGGTGCTGATACCGAGGCTGCGCATGTGCGCGGACATCTTGCGGATCTCGTCGAGGCTGAGCGGTGCTCCGTCCTCTTGCGGTGGCAGCGCGGCTCGCCGCGGGCGGGACAGGTCACGAGCGAGGTCTTCCAGCCGGCCGCGCGCTGCGCGCCGCTCGGCAATCACGGTCGCCGCGATCTCGCGAACGACCTTCTCAATCTGGTTCAAGAAATCCATCTGCTGATGGAGCGCGCGCTTGGCAGCGGTGAGCGCGACCATCGCAGGCAGGTCCGACAGCGCTTCGACCAGCACGTCGCGGAACGGCTGCGTCTGCGCCGGCTGCATGCCGGGAGCGATCTTGATCGCGAGGCGGCGCAGGCGCTCGTCCATCGCCGCCTTCCAGCCGTCGCGCGCCTTCGCATCGGTCGGCACCGGCCAGAATGCGACATCGATGTACGCGATCGCCGATGCGATCGCCTCGTGGACATCGCTGCCCGCTACCGCGACCGCCTCGTCAGTCGTCCAGCGACGCGGGCTCAATGCCATCGTAGCCAGGACGGGCCGCCCATCCGCTCGTTCGTTCGTGGAAAGCTCGTTGCCCATTTCGCCGTTCCGTTTTCTTGGGGAGCCACTCTGGCCGGAAGCTCCGCCAGCTGTTTTCGGTCATGTGATCGACGATCTCGCCAGGCGGCCATTCGGGGTCGTCGTGGGCCGCCAATTTGCGGCAGAGCAGGACGTAGGCCCGGTCCGTGAGGGTTTTTCGGATCGACTTCCGCATGTCGAGGAACCCCCGCCATTGCTCGCCGCTCACGGCATGGGGCGGGGGCATACCCCTCCACCGACGGCGCTGGATGTCGGCGATGCCGAACAGCACCAGGCCGACCGCGATCTGCGCAGCGTCGAGCTTGGCTGAAACCGAAACCGGATCGAGCCCTTCACGCGCACGGGAATTCTCACGGGTGGGGGTGGGTAGGGGTTTTAAGATCTCATTTTGGGGAAGGGAGGGGGCGGGGCCCGTGTTACGCTCCGCCGTAACGCGCGTTACGTAACGTGACGCAACGACGTTACCCGATGCCGCCCACTCATCCGGAGTCCTACCGCCCTTCGACTTGTTGCACCCATGGCAGGCTGCCACGAGATTTTCCATGTCATGCGGGCCGCCCTGGCAGACAGGAATGACATGATCAGCTGTCAAATCCTCGGTCGTGCCGCAGTAGACACAGGAACCGTCACGATGAATGACGGCGACGACGAGGCGCACCCAATCCTGCTCAATGGGGCGCTGATTTTTAAGCCTCTCGATGTTGCGATCGCGATAACGCTGCTGCCGGATTGCCCCCGCGCTTCGACCAGCGGGGCGTTCTGCCGCTGCGGGATTGTCGTTCTCGATCGACCGCACGACGGCGAGCAGGGATTCGCCACCCAAGCCGGCAGCCAGCAACAGCTCGAGCGTTTCCGACGAAACGGTCACCCGAACACCTCGCGCTGCCAATCGCTGCCGCCGGCCTTCGGCGCCTGCACAGCGATGAACCTGATCGGGTAGATGGCCGCCGCGACCTTGATCTTCACCCGCGCGTCGTCGGTCCAGAAGCCCTTCACCTCGTGCGCCTCAAGCTCGCAGGTCGAGAGCATCACCGCGAAGTCGGGGGTGTAAAAGGTGTTGTCGGCCAAGCGGAACTTGAGCCCTTCGAACTTCCACCAGACCACATCGCCGGCGATCTTGTGCGCGTCCAGGACCGCGGCGTAGCGCGCCTCCGTCTTGTTCATCTCGCCCGTCTTCAATCGGCCGAGGGCGCGCATGTCGGGGCGCTTGTCGGGCACGATGCGCGCGGCAAGGTGCTTCGGCAGGCTCTTGAGGCGCAGCGTCACAGCAGCAGGCCCTGCGCCGGCCGGGTATCGATCGCCGCCGCCTCGCGCCGCGCCTCCGCTGCGCCGCGGAGCAGCCAGCCATTGTTCTGGCCGCGCCGCACGGTCGCCTCGCGCAGCAGCACCTTTGCGTAATAGATCAGGAACGCCTTACGCTCGGCCGGCGTCTCCGGGTTTTCGGTGATGTTGCCGTCGCGATCGACAGAGAAGCGGCCCATTATGCAGCGAGCCTCTCTTCAATCGGGCGCGGTTGGTTGGCGGCCACAAGCGCTCGAGCGACGGGTGGGCAAACGCTGTTGCCGATTGCGCTGATCTGCTCGGCGATTGTCAGCCGCCGCTCAACCCATTTACCCCGCAGGAATTTCCGCACGAGCGGATCGAGGATGTAGCTGTCCGGAAAGCCCTGAGCGCGGGCCAGCTCCCGCGGCTTGAGCATACGCAGGCCGATGTCCACGATGACATAGGTGACCGCATCGATTGTCACCGTCACGACGGCGAAGCGCGCCTTGGTCGTGATGCAGTCCAGCGGCACGCCGGCGCTCTGACTTGTACCGCCCTCGCCATAATATTTGACCAGGAACGCGGCCACCAACGTTGCGCGTTCGAGAATGGCCGGCGGGAGGTCGCTCGCTTCGACCATGGTGGTTTCGACGACGCCCTGATGCGGC
This genomic window from Sphingomonas abietis contains:
- a CDS encoding HNH endonuclease; protein product: MTVSSETLELLLAAGLGGESLLAVVRSIENDNPAAAERPAGRSAGAIRQQRYRDRNIERLKNQRPIEQDWVRLVVAVIHRDGSCVYCGTTEDLTADHVIPVCQGGPHDMENLVAACHGCNKSKGGRTPDEWAASGNVVASRYVTRVTAERNTGPAPSLPQNEILKPLPTPTRENSRAREGLDPVSVSAKLDAAQIAVGLVLFGIADIQRRRWRGMPPPHAVSGEQWRGFLDMRKSIRKTLTDRAYVLLCRKLAAHDDPEWPPGEIVDHMTENSWRSFRPEWLPKKTERRNGQRAFHERTSGWAARPGYDGIEPASLDD
- a CDS encoding PDDEXK family nuclease, coding for MTLRLKSLPKHLAARIVPDKRPDMRALGRLKTGEMNKTEARYAAVLDAHKIAGDVVWWKFEGLKFRLADNTFYTPDFAVMLSTCELEAHEVKGFWTDDARVKIKVAAAIYPIRFIAVQAPKAGGSDWQREVFG
- a CDS encoding TPM domain-containing protein, with amino-acid sequence MTTNSPQPWRPQTMKIATILLAAALAVPAIAAPLAFPDRGRAAVVDAAHVLSNSQADALNRRIVAWDKATGHQLAVATIPSLQGHEIADYGYQLGRAWGLGRKGIDDGVVLIIAPVEHKVRIEVGRGLEGDLTDAQSAEILINTIVPRLKAHDLPGALSDGADAIMAAIPADAGDTANAAKASGSLMPAILGVIALMLAAGVGAWVLLERRRNKAVAESAARRRAREDGDAAKKRAAPLMPASYGRPPRYVSPLPPYGGSGASYEPPRAPVIAPVIVNAPAPTYEAPRRRDDDNSSSSSWGSTSDSSSSSSSSDSGSSSSGFDSGGGSFSGGGSDSSW